From Stenotrophomonas nitritireducens, the proteins below share one genomic window:
- a CDS encoding TRAP transporter large permease, with product MGIAILFAVFGVLLLIGVPVAYALAAASLATLLYLDLPSIVMVQQISAGTGSASLIAIPLFIFAGEIMMRGGISERLISLASSLVGRMRGGLGQVSILSSLFFGGVSGSAIADVSAVGGTMIPQMVKRGYDRDFAVNVSITAALVALLVPPSHNLILFSAAAGGGLSIADLFAAGIMPALLMTVVLMVTGYVVARRRGYGVEAFPGWRAVLLRLVAALPGLGLVGLIFFGIRAGIFTAVESAAIAVVYALLVTTVLYRQLRIKEFFETVIHAARSTGVILFVIATAAVFGWLLAYLQVPAAAVEFLQSFAHSKYMVLLMIVVMLLLLGTFMDLAPMILICTPIFLPVAKAYGIDPIHFGLVLVLTGGLGLVTPPVGSVLFIGTAIGKISVGESMKTIWPFWMAGLVVLLIVTFFPELSLWLPALLRS from the coding sequence ATGGGTATCGCAATTCTCTTTGCCGTGTTCGGCGTGCTGTTGCTGATCGGCGTGCCGGTGGCCTATGCCCTGGCAGCGGCCTCGCTGGCTACCTTGCTGTACCTGGATCTGCCCAGCATCGTGATGGTGCAGCAGATTTCCGCCGGCACCGGTTCGGCCTCGCTGATCGCCATCCCGCTTTTCATCTTCGCCGGTGAAATCATGATGCGCGGCGGTATTTCCGAGCGGTTGATCTCGCTGGCCTCGTCGCTGGTCGGGCGCATGCGGGGCGGCCTGGGCCAGGTCTCCATCCTGTCCTCGCTGTTCTTCGGCGGTGTGTCGGGTTCGGCCATCGCCGACGTCTCGGCGGTGGGCGGCACGATGATTCCGCAGATGGTCAAGCGCGGCTACGACCGGGATTTCGCGGTCAACGTCAGCATCACCGCCGCATTGGTGGCGCTGCTGGTGCCGCCTTCGCACAACCTGATTCTGTTCTCCGCCGCGGCCGGTGGTGGCCTGTCCATTGCCGATCTGTTTGCCGCAGGCATCATGCCGGCGCTGTTGATGACGGTGGTGCTGATGGTCACCGGCTACGTGGTTGCACGTCGCCGTGGCTACGGCGTGGAGGCTTTCCCGGGCTGGCGTGCGGTGCTGCTGCGGCTGGTTGCCGCCCTGCCCGGCCTGGGCCTGGTCGGCCTGATCTTCTTCGGTATCCGCGCCGGCATCTTCACCGCGGTGGAGTCGGCGGCCATCGCCGTGGTCTACGCGCTGCTGGTGACCACCGTGCTGTACCGCCAGCTGCGCATCAAGGAGTTCTTCGAAACCGTCATCCATGCGGCACGCAGCACCGGTGTGATCCTGTTCGTGATCGCCACCGCCGCGGTGTTTGGCTGGTTGCTGGCCTACCTGCAGGTGCCGGCAGCGGCAGTGGAGTTCCTGCAGTCGTTTGCGCACAGCAAGTACATGGTGCTGCTGATGATCGTGGTGATGCTGCTTTTGCTGGGCACCTTCATGGACCTGGCGCCGATGATCCTGATCTGCACGCCGATCTTCCTGCCGGTGGCCAAGGCCTATGGCATCGACCCGATCCACTTCGGCCTGGTGCTGGTGCTGACCGGTGGTCTTGGCCTGGTGACGCCACCGGTGGGCTCGGTGCTGTTCATCGGCACCGCCATCGGCAAGATCAGCGTGGGCGAAAGCATGAAGACCATCTGGCCGTTCTGGATGGCGGGGTTGGTGGTGTTGCTGATTGTGACCTTCTTCCCCGAACTGTCGTTGTGGCTGCCAGCCCTGCTGCGTAGCTGA
- a CDS encoding family 43 glycosylhydrolase: MNVTRTLAALATACLLAAAPAWAAAAQTTPKRGIEHQRMADLGNGSFLNPVLAGDHPDPSVLKDGDDYYLTLSSFDAYPGLPIWHSRDLVNWQPLGHAITTNVGAIWAPDIIKHGSRYYIYFPARTGESRSNFVVWADDIKGPWSEPIDIGLSGYIDPGHAVGEDGKRYLFLSGGDYVQISDDGLSVVGKPRHVYDGWRYPASWDVESYAQEGPKISQRNGWYYMTTAVGGTAGPPTGHMVITARSRSIHGPWENAPNNPITRTVDRAEPWWSRGHATLIEGTDGRGWMMYHGYENGYWTLGRQMLLEPIEWTADGWFVAKGGDLGAPLAKPSGEAVPHGMALSDDFKGGKLGPQWSFFNPARDEYQRLSFDQNGMTLQGKGTTPRDSSPLTAIAGDVAYEFEVEMDIEPGAFGGALLFYSDRLYAGVGSNGEQFILHRYGEERPTRPQPSATGGKLWLRVTNNRHILTIHSSKDGSSWQKYPVQMEVSGYHHNVAGKFLALKPAIYAGGNGKVHFRQFRYRALD; the protein is encoded by the coding sequence ATGAACGTGACCCGTACCCTGGCCGCGCTGGCCACGGCTTGCCTGCTTGCGGCCGCGCCGGCTTGGGCCGCCGCTGCACAGACCACCCCGAAGCGTGGCATCGAGCACCAGCGCATGGCTGACCTGGGCAATGGCAGCTTCCTCAACCCGGTGCTGGCCGGCGATCACCCGGACCCCTCGGTGCTCAAGGACGGTGACGATTACTACCTCACCCTGTCCTCGTTCGACGCCTACCCCGGCCTGCCGATCTGGCATTCGCGCGACCTGGTGAACTGGCAGCCGCTGGGCCATGCCATCACCACCAATGTCGGCGCGATCTGGGCACCGGACATCATCAAGCACGGCAGCCGCTACTACATCTATTTCCCGGCCCGTACCGGCGAGTCGCGCAGCAACTTCGTGGTCTGGGCCGATGACATCAAGGGGCCTTGGAGTGAGCCGATCGACATCGGCCTATCCGGCTACATCGACCCCGGCCACGCCGTCGGCGAAGACGGCAAGCGCTACCTGTTCCTGTCCGGCGGTGATTACGTACAGATCAGCGACGACGGCCTGAGCGTGGTCGGCAAGCCCAGGCACGTGTACGACGGCTGGCGTTACCCGGCAAGCTGGGACGTGGAGTCCTATGCCCAGGAAGGCCCGAAGATCAGCCAGCGCAATGGCTGGTATTACATGACCACCGCCGTGGGCGGCACCGCCGGCCCGCCGACCGGGCATATGGTCATCACCGCACGTTCGCGTTCGATCCACGGGCCGTGGGAAAACGCGCCGAACAACCCCATCACCCGCACCGTCGATCGCGCCGAGCCGTGGTGGTCACGCGGCCATGCCACCTTGATCGAAGGCACCGACGGGCGCGGCTGGATGATGTACCACGGCTATGAGAACGGCTACTGGACGCTGGGCCGGCAGATGCTGCTGGAGCCGATCGAGTGGACCGCCGATGGCTGGTTCGTGGCCAAGGGCGGCGATCTTGGTGCGCCGCTGGCCAAGCCTTCCGGTGAGGCCGTGCCGCATGGCATGGCGCTGTCCGATGACTTCAAGGGTGGCAAGCTTGGCCCGCAGTGGTCGTTCTTCAACCCGGCCCGCGACGAATACCAGCGGCTGTCCTTCGACCAGAACGGCATGACCCTGCAGGGTAAGGGTACGACCCCGCGCGACAGCTCACCGCTGACTGCCATTGCCGGCGACGTGGCCTATGAATTCGAAGTGGAGATGGACATCGAGCCGGGTGCGTTCGGCGGTGCCCTGCTGTTCTACAGCGACCGCCTGTATGCCGGCGTCGGCAGCAATGGCGAACAGTTCATCCTGCACCGCTATGGCGAGGAGCGCCCCACCCGGCCCCAGCCCAGCGCCACCGGCGGCAAGCTGTGGCTGCGGGTAACCAACAACCGCCATATCCTCACCATCCACAGTTCCAAGGACGGCAGCAGCTGGCAGAAGTATCCTGTTCAGATGGAAGTCTCCGGCTACCATCACAATGTGGCGGGGAAATTCCTTGCGCTGAAGCCGGCCATCTACGCTGGCGGCAACGGCAAGGTGCATTTCCGCCAGTTCCGCTACCGCGCATTGGATTGA
- a CDS encoding LacI family DNA-binding transcriptional regulator — MNVLNGFKDIPLRKKADVAATPQSLGRPATINDIARLSGVSKKTVSRIINNSPLVRKDTRDKVEALMREVGYTPDPLARGLAFRRSFLIGMVYDNPTAQYVVDMQNGALDALRGSTFELVVHPCDTRSPGYIEGVKRFVQQQKLHGVILVPRASEDQALADMLDEIGCRFTRIAALPLDETSQMVITHDRDGAAEAADYLLSLGHRDIALITGPTAYRSAHERTAGFIEALERRGIELPPARIIEAGYTFESGVAAAEKLLLGKQRPTAIFTGNDEMAAGVYKVAMRAGISIPRELSVVGYDDSPLASRLWPSLTSVRRNTRDTGRTAAAMLIQPEGKNAMPMASVRPHLIVRDSCQPPQD, encoded by the coding sequence ATGAATGTATTGAACGGTTTCAAGGACATCCCCTTGCGCAAGAAAGCCGACGTCGCCGCCACGCCCCAGTCACTGGGGCGGCCCGCCACCATCAACGACATCGCGCGGTTGTCGGGTGTTTCCAAGAAAACCGTCTCGCGGATCATCAACAACTCGCCGCTGGTGCGCAAAGACACCCGTGACAAGGTCGAGGCGTTGATGCGCGAGGTCGGCTACACGCCCGATCCGCTGGCGCGTGGCCTGGCGTTCCGGCGCTCGTTCCTGATCGGCATGGTCTACGACAACCCCACCGCGCAATACGTGGTGGACATGCAGAACGGTGCACTGGACGCGTTGCGCGGCTCTACCTTCGAGCTGGTGGTGCACCCCTGCGACACCCGCAGCCCCGGCTATATCGAGGGCGTGAAGCGCTTCGTGCAGCAGCAGAAGCTGCACGGCGTGATCCTGGTGCCGCGTGCCTCCGAAGACCAGGCGCTGGCCGACATGCTGGATGAAATCGGCTGCCGCTTCACCCGCATCGCCGCGCTGCCGCTGGATGAAACCTCGCAGATGGTGATCACCCACGACCGTGACGGTGCGGCCGAGGCGGCCGACTACCTGCTGTCACTGGGCCACCGCGATATCGCCCTGATCACCGGCCCCACTGCCTACCGTTCGGCGCATGAACGCACCGCCGGTTTCATCGAGGCGCTGGAACGGCGTGGCATCGAGCTGCCGCCAGCACGCATCATCGAGGCCGGCTACACCTTCGAATCCGGTGTGGCCGCCGCCGAGAAGCTGCTGCTGGGCAAGCAGCGTCCGACCGCCATCTTCACTGGTAACGATGAGATGGCCGCCGGCGTCTACAAGGTCGCCATGCGCGCCGGCATCAGCATTCCGCGCGAGTTGTCGGTGGTCGGTTACGACGACAGCCCGTTGGCCTCGCGGCTGTGGCCATCGTTGACGTCGGTGCGCCGCAATACCCGTGACACCGGGCGTACAGCGGCCGCGATGCTGATCCAGCCCGAAGGCAAGAACGCCATGCCGATGGCCAGCGTACGCCCGCATCTGATCGTGCGCGATTCCTGCCAGCCACCGCAGGACTGA
- the kduD gene encoding 2-dehydro-3-deoxy-D-gluconate 5-dehydrogenase KduD — protein MTNPFSLEGKVALVTGANTGLGQGIALALSAAGADIAGAGIVPADETADKVRALGRRFLNIEANLISIEPVERVVAETIAGLGRLDILVNNAGLIRRADAVDFSEKDWDDVMNVNIKSAFFMSQAAGKHFIAQGSGKIINIASMLSFQGGVRVPSYTASKSGIAGITRLLANEWAGKGVTINAIAPGYMATDNTAQLRADEDRNKAILDRIPAGRWGKPEDLGGTAVFLASSASDYVNGAIIPVDGGWLAR, from the coding sequence ATGACGAATCCATTCAGTCTCGAAGGCAAGGTCGCCCTGGTAACCGGTGCCAATACCGGCCTGGGCCAGGGCATCGCGCTGGCGCTGTCCGCCGCCGGTGCCGATATTGCCGGCGCCGGCATCGTCCCGGCCGACGAGACCGCCGACAAGGTGCGCGCGCTGGGCCGCCGCTTCCTCAACATCGAAGCCAACCTGATCAGCATCGAGCCGGTTGAGCGCGTGGTTGCCGAAACCATCGCCGGCCTGGGCCGGCTTGACATCCTGGTCAACAACGCCGGCCTGATCCGCCGCGCCGATGCCGTGGATTTCAGCGAGAAGGATTGGGACGACGTGATGAACGTCAACATCAAGTCCGCCTTCTTCATGAGCCAGGCGGCCGGCAAGCATTTCATCGCTCAGGGCAGCGGCAAGATCATCAACATCGCCTCGATGCTGTCCTTCCAGGGCGGCGTGCGGGTGCCTTCGTATACCGCGTCCAAGAGTGGCATTGCCGGCATCACCCGCCTGCTGGCCAATGAATGGGCAGGCAAGGGCGTGACCATCAACGCCATCGCGCCGGGTTACATGGCCACCGACAACACCGCGCAGCTGCGTGCCGACGAAGACCGCAACAAGGCGATCCTGGACCGCATCCCGGCAGGCCGCTGGGGCAAGCCGGAAGACCTGGGCGGCACCGCGGTATTCCTGGCATCCAGCGCCTCGGATTACGTCAACGGCGCGATCATTCCGGTGGATGGTGGTTGGTTGGCGCGTTGA
- a CDS encoding RpiB/LacA/LacB family sugar-phosphate isomerase, whose amino-acid sequence MKIALMQEFSQAAKNPVVLEQLNTVAAAQGHDVYNVGMDGDNDHRLTYIHLGICAALLLNAKAVDFVVAGCGTGQGAMMSLNAWPGVYCGYCIEPTDAFLFAQVNSGNALALPFAKGFGWGAEINIRYIFEKAFAGERGQGYPAERKESQMANAGILAQVKQGASKDFVEGLKSIDQELVKQAVGGERFQKAFFDNAQDQNIVAYVKSVLGK is encoded by the coding sequence ATGAAAATCGCATTGATGCAGGAGTTCAGCCAGGCCGCCAAGAACCCGGTGGTGCTGGAACAGCTCAACACCGTCGCTGCCGCACAGGGCCACGACGTGTACAACGTCGGCATGGACGGTGACAACGATCACCGCCTGACCTACATCCACCTGGGCATCTGCGCCGCACTGCTGCTCAATGCCAAGGCCGTGGATTTCGTGGTGGCCGGTTGCGGCACCGGGCAGGGCGCGATGATGTCGCTCAACGCATGGCCGGGCGTGTACTGCGGCTACTGCATCGAGCCGACCGACGCCTTCCTGTTCGCCCAGGTCAACAGCGGCAACGCGCTGGCACTGCCGTTCGCCAAGGGCTTCGGCTGGGGCGCGGAAATCAACATCCGCTACATCTTCGAGAAGGCATTTGCTGGTGAGCGCGGCCAGGGTTACCCGGCCGAGCGCAAGGAATCGCAGATGGCCAACGCCGGCATCCTGGCACAGGTGAAGCAGGGCGCTTCGAAGGACTTCGTCGAAGGCCTGAAGTCCATCGACCAGGAACTGGTGAAGCAGGCCGTCGGTGGCGAGCGCTTCCAGAAGGCATTCTTCGACAACGCGCAGGACCAGAACATCGTCGCCTACGTGAAGAGCGTGCTGGGCAAGTAA
- a CDS encoding GDSL-type esterase/lipase family protein: protein MKFYALSLVVLCVSAFSAQAQAQSNEPTHRIFIAADSTAASYGPERAPQAGWGQALQSWLDEGQWQVRNHAVGGRSTRSFINEGRLVAIEKELQAGDVLLIQFGHNDAKREDPTRYTDPDSDYPQFLSRYIAAARGKGATPILITPVARLLYDFGALLDTHGRYTQAMKQVAKAQNVQLIDLNASSMAWIRALGEQGAKPYFMFVPEQNKADGTHFSVAGATAVACQVMRGWVEIAPQMKATLKRDIDCGAISAGQGVAASTPSAAAPAVAASTQAAGNPHGSQVIREQDIGRAQSGPHGGAGPTTAYSFFADVSDLPFVMRKRVLHKGAGIGLHPQHKDEIYYIVSGRGLYVLDGTQYEVGPGHALLTRSGSHHALQQSGDEDLVVMLAYPTAAARN from the coding sequence ATGAAATTTTACGCACTGTCGCTCGTCGTCCTTTGCGTCTCCGCATTTTCAGCCCAGGCCCAAGCCCAATCCAACGAACCCACCCACCGCATCTTCATAGCCGCAGACTCCACGGCAGCCAGCTACGGCCCCGAGCGCGCTCCACAAGCCGGCTGGGGCCAGGCGCTGCAAAGCTGGCTGGATGAAGGCCAATGGCAGGTACGCAACCATGCCGTTGGTGGCCGCAGCACCCGCAGCTTCATCAATGAAGGGCGGCTGGTTGCAATCGAAAAGGAGCTGCAAGCAGGCGATGTACTGCTGATCCAGTTCGGCCACAACGATGCCAAGCGCGAAGACCCAACGCGCTACACCGATCCAGACAGCGACTACCCACAATTCCTCTCGCGTTACATCGCTGCTGCACGCGGAAAGGGCGCAACACCGATCCTGATCACCCCGGTTGCGCGGCTGCTCTACGACTTCGGTGCGCTGCTGGATACACATGGCCGCTACACGCAGGCAATGAAGCAGGTGGCGAAAGCGCAGAACGTGCAGCTGATCGATCTCAACGCCAGCTCGATGGCGTGGATACGCGCGCTGGGGGAGCAGGGCGCCAAGCCTTACTTCATGTTCGTCCCCGAACAGAACAAGGCCGATGGCACGCACTTCAGCGTCGCAGGTGCAACTGCGGTTGCCTGCCAGGTGATGCGTGGCTGGGTCGAGATCGCACCGCAGATGAAAGCAACACTGAAGCGCGATATCGACTGCGGTGCGATCAGCGCAGGGCAGGGCGTTGCAGCCTCCACACCAAGTGCCGCGGCACCGGCAGTTGCGGCTTCAACGCAGGCTGCAGGCAACCCGCACGGCTCGCAGGTGATCCGCGAGCAGGACATCGGCCGCGCGCAATCCGGCCCACATGGCGGCGCCGGACCGACCACGGCGTACTCGTTCTTCGCCGACGTAAGCGATCTGCCCTTCGTGATGCGCAAGCGTGTACTGCACAAGGGCGCCGGCATCGGCCTGCATCCGCAGCACAAGGATGAGATCTACTACATCGTCAGTGGACGCGGCCTTTATGTGCTGGATGGAACGCAGTACGAAGTAGGGCCAGGACATGCGCTGCTCACGCGCAGTGGCAGCCACCACGCCCTGCAGCAGAGCGGCGACGAGGACTTGGTGGTGATGCTGGCCTATCCAACCGCAGCAGCGCGCAACTAG
- a CDS encoding LysR family transcriptional regulator: MNRLPDLEAWAIFAKVAEAGSFARAAEELQLSQATVSKAITRLETRIGTSLFHRTSRRMSLTAAGEAALQRAARILDEGEAVEAEVADRSAALRGLIRLAAPMSFGVSRLAPLLPAFMQAHPDVELDIQLSDQMVDLVAERFDVALRISTLADSSLRARQLCQVRILLVASPAYFEAHGRPTHPRDLAQHRGFQYSYTRSGNTWRFRHPRHGEFAQTVPRQLQANNAEVFDAALQAGLGLALQPEFLVWEQLRDGRLQTAMDDWKVEPLALSIITPPGLHRPARVQALIDYLAQRLEQEPWASA; the protein is encoded by the coding sequence ATGAACCGCCTGCCCGATCTGGAAGCCTGGGCCATCTTCGCCAAGGTCGCCGAAGCCGGCTCGTTCGCCCGCGCCGCCGAGGAACTGCAGCTGTCACAGGCCACCGTATCCAAGGCCATCACCCGGCTGGAGACACGCATCGGCACCAGCCTGTTCCACCGCACCTCGCGGCGCATGTCGCTGACCGCCGCCGGTGAGGCCGCCTTGCAGCGGGCCGCACGCATCCTCGACGAAGGCGAGGCGGTGGAAGCCGAAGTAGCAGACCGTTCGGCCGCGTTGCGTGGCCTGATCCGGCTGGCGGCACCGATGTCGTTTGGCGTATCGCGGCTGGCACCGTTGCTGCCGGCCTTCATGCAGGCCCACCCGGACGTGGAGCTGGATATCCAGCTCAGCGACCAGATGGTCGACCTGGTGGCCGAACGCTTCGACGTGGCATTGCGCATTTCCACCCTGGCCGATTCCAGCCTGCGTGCGCGCCAGCTATGCCAGGTGCGGATTCTGCTGGTGGCTTCCCCTGCTTACTTTGAAGCGCACGGTCGGCCCACGCATCCGCGTGATCTGGCCCAGCATCGCGGCTTCCAGTACAGCTACACCCGCAGCGGCAACACCTGGCGCTTCCGCCACCCGCGGCATGGCGAGTTCGCGCAGACCGTGCCGCGCCAGCTGCAGGCCAACAATGCCGAAGTATTCGATGCCGCCCTGCAGGCGGGGCTGGGCCTGGCCCTGCAGCCGGAGTTCCTGGTCTGGGAGCAACTGCGCGATGGCCGCCTGCAGACCGCGATGGACGACTGGAAGGTGGAGCCGTTGGCGCTGAGCATCATCACCCCGCCCGGCCTGCACCGGCCTGCACGGGTGCAGGCCTTGATCGACTACCTGGCGCAGCGGCTGGAGCAGGAGCCGTGGGCCAGCGCATAA
- a CDS encoding pirin family protein — MIERRPFANLGGANHGWLDAKHHFSFAEYQDNKRMNWGAMRVWNDDTIQPGTGFPPHPHAEMEIITYVREGAISHKDDQGNQGRTEAGDVQVMSAGTGIRHAEYNLEPGVTRIFQIWIFPDQRGGKPSWGTKPFPKGERSGRFITLASGMQGDDEALPIRANARVLGATLKAGESTEYHFSDGNRYGYLVPNTGKVEVNGVQLEARDGAAINGESSIRVTALEDAELVLVDTAALQ, encoded by the coding sequence ATGATTGAACGTCGCCCATTTGCCAACCTTGGTGGAGCCAATCACGGTTGGCTGGATGCCAAGCACCATTTCTCGTTTGCCGAGTACCAGGACAACAAGCGCATGAACTGGGGCGCGATGCGGGTCTGGAATGACGACACCATCCAGCCCGGCACCGGCTTCCCGCCGCATCCGCATGCGGAGATGGAGATCATCACCTACGTGCGCGAAGGCGCCATCAGCCACAAGGACGACCAGGGCAACCAGGGCCGTACCGAAGCCGGCGATGTGCAGGTGATGAGTGCCGGCACCGGCATCCGCCACGCCGAATACAATCTGGAGCCGGGCGTCACCCGCATCTTCCAGATCTGGATCTTTCCGGACCAGCGCGGTGGCAAGCCGTCGTGGGGCACCAAGCCCTTCCCGAAGGGCGAGCGCTCGGGCCGCTTCATCACCCTGGCCAGTGGCATGCAGGGTGACGACGAGGCACTGCCCATCCGTGCCAACGCCCGCGTCCTGGGCGCCACGCTGAAGGCCGGTGAAAGTACCGAGTACCACTTCAGCGATGGCAACCGTTACGGCTACCTGGTGCCCAACACTGGCAAGGTCGAGGTCAACGGCGTGCAGCTGGAAGCCCGTGATGGCGCCGCCATCAATGGCGAGAGCAGCATCCGCGTCACCGCGCTGGAAGATGCCGAGCTGGTGCTGGTGGATACCGCCGCGCTGCAGTAA
- the copC gene encoding copper homeostasis periplasmic binding protein CopC — MSLPRRFSLPAAALLLAGLLMSATAMAHPRVVQSNPAANAAVAAPAQIDVTFSEALLARGSCAELFMGHGRLWMKVAVAPSQVLADGRTLRTVPNAPLAPGNYRLQWRTVGADSHPMTGELDFSVK; from the coding sequence ATGTCATTGCCTCGTCGTTTTTCTCTCCCTGCTGCCGCGTTGCTGCTCGCCGGCCTGCTGATGTCCGCAACAGCGATGGCGCACCCGCGCGTGGTGCAGTCCAATCCCGCAGCCAACGCAGCGGTGGCCGCGCCGGCGCAGATCGATGTGACCTTCAGCGAAGCGCTGCTGGCACGTGGTTCCTGTGCCGAGCTGTTCATGGGCCACGGTCGCCTGTGGATGAAGGTAGCAGTGGCGCCCTCGCAGGTGCTTGCCGATGGCCGCACCCTGCGCACGGTGCCCAACGCGCCACTGGCGCCGGGCAACTACCGCCTGCAGTGGCGCACGGTGGGGGCGGACAGCCACCCGATGACCGGTGAACTCGATTTCAGCGTCAAATAA
- the copD gene encoding copper homeostasis membrane protein CopD: protein MMSDAFVYALRFALYADLMLLFGVPAFVRSQRLALPGWRSWGLLLAGAGLAMVLLDALLRVSTLLDVAPDGLGVDDLAWFIGATTAGHAALARAAVLALLLLLLLPRRQHPRQLLPQTALAAIALGSLAWNGHAGAGEYLQGWPRLISGIVHLLAAGAWLGAIAALLGLLRRSQQRPQGERAAALLAGLRGFALPGTVIVALLALTGGISYIDLGGSITRLTDTAHGRWLLFKLLLVGGMLLLAALHRWRLVPALAAALQAGVSQPLRALRRSLSLELLLALLVLACVAVLGTLDPSA from the coding sequence ATGATGTCCGACGCCTTTGTCTACGCGCTGCGCTTTGCACTGTATGCGGACCTGATGCTGCTGTTCGGGGTGCCGGCGTTCGTGCGCAGCCAACGCTTGGCGCTGCCGGGCTGGCGCAGCTGGGGCCTGCTGCTGGCCGGGGCAGGGCTGGCGATGGTGCTGCTGGATGCGCTGCTGCGTGTCTCCACGCTGCTTGATGTGGCACCGGATGGGCTGGGCGTGGATGACCTGGCCTGGTTCATCGGCGCCACCACCGCAGGCCATGCCGCGCTGGCCCGCGCTGCGGTGCTGGCGCTGCTGCTGCTCCTGCTGCTGCCGCGTCGCCAGCACCCACGGCAGCTGCTGCCGCAGACAGCGTTGGCCGCCATCGCGCTGGGCAGCCTTGCATGGAACGGCCATGCCGGCGCCGGTGAGTACCTGCAGGGTTGGCCACGGCTGATCTCGGGCATCGTCCACCTGCTCGCCGCCGGCGCCTGGCTGGGCGCCATCGCCGCGCTGCTGGGTCTGCTCCGGCGCAGCCAGCAACGGCCGCAGGGCGAACGTGCGGCGGCCTTGCTGGCGGGACTGCGCGGTTTCGCGCTGCCGGGCACGGTCATCGTCGCGTTGTTGGCCCTTACCGGTGGCATCAGCTACATCGACCTGGGCGGCAGCATCACCCGACTGACCGATACCGCGCACGGCCGCTGGTTGTTGTTCAAGCTGCTGCTGGTGGGCGGCATGCTGCTGCTGGCCGCGCTGCATCGCTGGCGGCTGGTACCGGCGTTGGCAGCGGCCCTGCAGGCAGGGGTCAGCCAGCCATTGCGTGCATTGCGCCGCAGTCTGTCGCTCGAACTGCTGCTGGCGCTGCTGGTGCTGGCATGTGTCGCCGTACTGGGTACGCTTGACCCATCAGCCTGA
- a CDS encoding heavy metal response regulator transcription factor, producing the protein MKLLIVEDEPKTGSYLRQGLEEAGYVVDLVADGVDGLHLAASGDYQLLILDVMLPGMDGWSVLARLREAGNPLPVLFLTARSSIPDRVQGLELGADDYLVKPFAFVELLARVRTLLRRGQLQPQAERIVIADLVVDTLRRRVERGERRIPLSQKEYALLELLARRRGEVLPRSLIASQVWDMNFDSDTNVIDVAVRRLRAKIDDDFAQKLIVTVRGMGYVLEAPSAGDGA; encoded by the coding sequence ATGAAGTTGTTGATCGTCGAGGACGAACCCAAGACCGGCAGTTATCTGCGCCAGGGCCTGGAGGAAGCCGGCTACGTGGTGGACCTGGTGGCCGATGGCGTGGACGGGCTGCACCTGGCCGCCAGTGGCGACTACCAGCTGCTGATCCTGGACGTGATGCTGCCAGGCATGGACGGCTGGAGCGTACTGGCGCGCCTGCGTGAGGCAGGCAATCCGCTGCCGGTACTGTTCCTGACCGCGCGCAGCAGCATCCCCGACCGCGTACAAGGCCTGGAACTGGGTGCCGACGACTACCTGGTCAAGCCATTTGCCTTCGTCGAGCTGCTGGCGCGGGTACGCACCCTGCTGCGTCGTGGCCAGCTGCAGCCGCAGGCGGAACGCATCGTCATCGCCGACCTGGTGGTGGATACCCTGCGCCGCCGTGTAGAGCGCGGCGAGCGTCGCATTCCGCTCAGCCAGAAGGAATATGCCCTGCTCGAACTGCTGGCGCGGCGGCGCGGTGAAGTGCTGCCTCGTTCGCTGATCGCATCGCAGGTGTGGGACATGAACTTCGACAGCGACACCAATGTCATCGATGTCGCGGTACGCCGGCTGCGGGCCAAGATCGACGATGACTTCGCGCAGAAGCTCATCGTCACCGTGCGTGGCATGGGCTATGTACTGGAAGCGCCTTCGGCCGGTGACGGAGCGTGA